The Fibrobacterota bacterium genome includes a window with the following:
- a CDS encoding DUF4416 family protein, with translation MGSYKPPLPVKLVIGLLAGETGILTSMRAKLVQRFGPEEEVLSPIPFVWTRYYEDELGANPWRAFVSYEKLIPREDIVAIKRWTNEAESETAVGAMRRVNLDPGYMTLGQFFLATTKDQRHRVYVRDGIFVEPTLFFENGLFQPFAWTYRDYRSQEYLGYFLRARAKLAYQMHHEGRPYSARKAYDDGNGEGISGSDPG, from the coding sequence ATGGGTTCCTATAAGCCGCCGCTCCCCGTGAAATTGGTAATTGGGCTTTTAGCCGGCGAAACCGGCATTCTGACATCTATGCGGGCAAAGCTGGTCCAGCGCTTTGGACCGGAAGAGGAGGTCCTATCCCCCATCCCATTCGTTTGGACCCGTTATTATGAAGATGAGCTTGGGGCGAATCCCTGGCGCGCATTCGTGTCCTATGAGAAGTTGATTCCTCGCGAAGACATCGTCGCGATCAAGCGATGGACGAATGAAGCGGAATCGGAAACCGCGGTGGGCGCCATGCGTCGCGTAAACCTCGACCCCGGGTACATGACATTAGGGCAATTCTTCCTGGCGACCACCAAGGACCAACGGCATCGCGTGTACGTGCGGGATGGAATCTTTGTAGAGCCCACGCTCTTCTTCGAGAACGGCCTTTTCCAACCGTTCGCATGGACCTACCGAGATTACCGGAGCCAAGAGTACCTAGGATACTTCCTACGAGCCCGCGCCAAGCTGGCCTATCAAATGCATCATGAGGGGCGGCCCTATTCAGCGAGGAAGGCCTACGACGACGGAAACGGGGAAGGGATTAGCGGTTCAGATCCGGGTTGA
- a CDS encoding STAS domain-containing protein: MARNVFSCRNFVKKGHSVVEITGDLTFETVDALRNEFANLRMQKPDKVILDCTSVTMLSSVGLGEFSKLIKWGLDNQCQFKIVCQAGHVVEVLEIAGITDMIPLLPTIDIALNR, encoded by the coding sequence ATGGCCAGGAACGTTTTCTCGTGCAGGAATTTCGTGAAGAAGGGGCACTCGGTGGTCGAAATCACCGGTGATCTGACTTTCGAAACCGTGGATGCCCTGCGCAACGAGTTCGCCAATCTTCGTATGCAAAAACCGGACAAGGTCATCCTCGATTGCACGAGCGTAACCATGCTCTCCAGCGTCGGATTGGGAGAGTTCTCGAAGCTCATCAAGTGGGGTCTGGACAACCAATGCCAATTCAAGATAGTTTGCCAGGCGGGCCATGTGGTCGAGGTCCTGGAGATCGCCGGCATCACGGATATGATCCCTCTCCTCCCTACCATCGACATCGCCCTGAACCGCTGA
- a CDS encoding WYL domain-containing protein, with product MRASPSSAGKLPPRREPLPPREPHPLRRAPLPPPTHKTAKVHHLVELLRGHAGGMHVDQISAALGVDLRTVKRYLSDLRRMGYALEQEKGGAGRRSLYRIPSNDKTPIHLIPALKKLSAELHAGGNPKHAPLIRQVTAWLEDRESPRAEAAQPAEGIYHIDHGPFAEANPLPNILKSLEAAIADRKAVKLTYSGYAADKDGFLFYPYVLSLRVGTLYLVGRQDGNKGPFKSLSVKRIRRCVATQESFVRAAFDPAEQYKYTFGQWARQPNETPDVVLLALKAKWLEKYLSESHFNPPGKVFSKGNESFFEVKLVVKPDFVNWVLSLAPDLVPMKPDSLRKEVAERLRRALAEVDPRA from the coding sequence ATGCGAGCCTCCCCTTCTTCCGCCGGTAAGCTCCCGCCTAGGCGGGAACCGCTGCCGCCCCGGGAGCCGCACCCGCTCCGAAGGGCGCCGCTTCCGCCCCCCACCCATAAGACCGCCAAGGTCCACCATCTCGTCGAATTGCTGCGCGGGCATGCGGGGGGCATGCACGTCGATCAGATCTCCGCCGCGCTGGGCGTGGACCTGCGCACCGTCAAGCGCTACCTCTCGGATCTGCGCCGCATGGGTTATGCCCTGGAACAGGAAAAGGGCGGCGCCGGCCGCCGCAGCCTCTACCGCATCCCATCCAACGACAAAACGCCCATCCATCTCATCCCCGCTTTGAAAAAGCTTTCCGCCGAATTGCATGCCGGCGGCAATCCCAAGCACGCGCCCTTGATCCGCCAGGTGACCGCATGGCTGGAGGATCGCGAAAGCCCGCGAGCCGAAGCCGCCCAACCCGCCGAGGGCATCTATCATATCGATCACGGCCCCTTCGCCGAGGCCAATCCCCTCCCGAATATCTTGAAAAGCCTGGAAGCGGCCATCGCGGATCGCAAGGCGGTGAAGCTCACCTATTCCGGATACGCCGCCGATAAGGACGGCTTCCTGTTCTACCCGTATGTGCTATCGCTGCGCGTGGGCACCCTCTACCTGGTCGGCAGGCAGGACGGGAACAAAGGCCCCTTCAAAAGCCTCTCGGTCAAGCGCATCCGCCGCTGCGTGGCCACCCAGGAATCTTTCGTCCGCGCCGCATTCGATCCCGCCGAGCAATACAAATACACCTTCGGCCAATGGGCCCGCCAACCGAATGAAACGCCCGATGTCGTATTGTTGGCGCTGAAGGCCAAGTGGCTGGAAAAGTATTTGTCCGAAAGCCATTTCAATCCGCCGGGGAAGGTATTCTCGAAGGGCAACGAATCCTTCTTCGAGGTCAAGCTTGTGGTTAAGCCCGATTTCGTGAACTGGGTCCTGTCGCTGGCCCCGGACCTGGTGCCGATGAAACCGGATAGCCTGCGGAAAGAGGTAGCGGAGAGGTTACGTCGTGCGTTGGCGGAGGTGGATCCGCGCGCCTAA
- a CDS encoding glutamate--tRNA ligase — MSSQPRARVRFAPSPTGYLHVGGARTALFNWLFAKHVGGDFLLRIEDTDQTRYDAKALVDLIADLKWLGLQWDEGPEVGGPHAPYFQSQRLPLYQEHAQKLMDTGNAYPCFCTTERLDELRETQKRNNLPTSYDRLCRNIPAETAKQRVAAGEKHTVRLKVPFHGDTVFKDFLRGTITYQNRILDDLVLLKTDRFPTYHLANVVDDHFMQITHVLRGDEWIPSTPRHVLLYQAFGWEPPTFVHLPVILGPDGGKLSKRKGAASVGDYRDLGYLPETLVNFLSLLGWNPGGDEEFMERARLVELFTLEKINPKSAVFDEKKLEWLNGQYFLRRDVDFFLPIVMAEWAKAGVDPNAWPESYFRTAIGLLKDRSKRIPDFVAYGMYFFKEPEAYEEKAAKKQFGPGSDALLDTLRTGVAGLPEFSTAALEGLYKETADKLGKKGGDLIHPTRLAISGLPFGPGLFELMAALGKDAVLRRMQAAAEAIRSGRVQTVTVA; from the coding sequence ATGTCCTCCCAGCCCCGCGCCCGCGTCCGCTTCGCCCCCAGCCCCACCGGCTACCTCCACGTCGGCGGCGCCCGCACCGCGCTTTTCAATTGGCTTTTCGCCAAGCACGTGGGCGGGGATTTCCTGCTGCGCATCGAAGACACCGACCAGACCCGGTACGATGCCAAGGCGCTGGTCGATCTCATCGCCGACCTGAAGTGGCTGGGCCTGCAATGGGACGAAGGCCCCGAAGTGGGCGGCCCGCATGCCCCATACTTCCAGTCCCAACGCCTTCCGCTCTATCAGGAACACGCCCAGAAGCTGATGGACACCGGGAATGCCTATCCCTGCTTCTGCACCACCGAGCGCTTGGACGAACTGCGCGAAACCCAGAAGCGCAACAACCTGCCCACCAGCTACGACCGCCTATGCCGGAACATCCCGGCGGAGACTGCGAAACAGCGCGTGGCCGCGGGCGAGAAACATACCGTGCGCCTCAAGGTCCCTTTCCATGGGGATACGGTGTTCAAGGATTTCCTGCGCGGGACCATTACCTATCAGAACCGCATCCTGGATGATCTGGTTCTGCTTAAAACCGATCGGTTCCCCACCTACCATCTCGCCAACGTGGTGGATGATCACTTTATGCAGATCACCCACGTTCTCCGCGGGGATGAATGGATCCCGAGCACGCCGCGGCACGTGCTTTTGTACCAAGCCTTCGGATGGGAGCCCCCAACCTTCGTGCACTTGCCCGTGATCCTCGGGCCGGACGGCGGCAAGCTCAGCAAACGCAAGGGCGCGGCCTCGGTGGGCGATTACCGCGATCTCGGTTATCTGCCCGAGACCCTGGTCAACTTCCTTTCCCTGCTCGGCTGGAACCCGGGTGGCGACGAGGAGTTCATGGAACGCGCGCGTCTCGTCGAACTCTTCACCTTGGAGAAGATCAATCCCAAGAGCGCCGTCTTCGACGAGAAGAAGTTGGAGTGGCTCAACGGGCAATACTTCCTCAGGCGGGACGTGGATTTCTTCCTGCCCATCGTGATGGCGGAATGGGCCAAGGCGGGAGTGGATCCCAACGCCTGGCCGGAAAGCTATTTCCGCACTGCCATCGGCCTGCTCAAGGATCGCTCCAAGCGCATCCCCGACTTCGTGGCCTATGGCATGTATTTCTTCAAGGAACCGGAAGCCTACGAGGAGAAGGCGGCCAAGAAGCAATTCGGCCCCGGCTCGGACGCTTTGCTCGACACGCTGCGAACCGGCGTCGCAGGCCTGCCCGAGTTCTCGACTGCCGCCTTGGAAGGCTTGTATAAGGAAACGGCGGATAAGCTGGGCAAGAAGGGCGGCGATCTCATCCACCCCACCCGCTTGGCCATCTCGGGCCTTCCCTTCGGGCCCGGACTGTTCGAGCTGATGGCCGCCCTCGGCAAGGATGCCGTGCTGCGGCGCATGCAGGCCGCCGCCGAAGCCATCCGCTCGGGCCGGGTCCAGACGGTAACCGTGGCCTGA